The proteins below are encoded in one region of Drosophila santomea strain STO CAGO 1482 chromosome 3R, Prin_Dsan_1.1, whole genome shotgun sequence:
- the LOC120450816 gene encoding uncharacterized protein LOC120450816 isoform X1: protein MPEARQGYIAYDLPSRGTFHDLPMKTYYLSNENGNTWRSDLRTSSRTPQPIEVDQSARRRSKSSRLISCCCMRHSTRTVDSEAIQLEGEATIGDQQEPHLAPLKLSSSLPTTPQLSHRVVRGQGYKKLSWNEEQPRRQTGERSMIARGQEARANPPLTYQHLAHNNNNINNNNNNNNNNNNNNDVEEYDPIAKYFANTQHQKLSPAIAAKSSRILCENCCGERQQQVGSSMDRQKQQPRQPQQQQQQQQHQHHQQQQHQQQQLPFGDYDSVSDLSSFGFVFDGEEVDSTRRVLVDAHYEDAADDDDDVVRPPVIEIEKRQPNTSTTKTEKSTEAATASAVAAATPVGDASSPVLSLSSEISDESPAICCYTIDKKLSQQQQQHQLQQQHQQQHQQQHLQHYNSCATVSYRSYRHPPPVPPKPRVYVESSASDEPALKTRRVVCQRQHHHHPQPPANPFHYPPRIYPANNCCIPKDYQPHAFEGNFSNNINYNCRFGSSGECTWGPLKGPRSLCYDRHGRLTFDSQPETDVVVAKSNGLHKSLSESRLPVQFYAEPKVLYDPYTDLSRVTANVINQKISDRNSAFSLPLQHSLGCNALNQAAAANQINNHDPSHVKLNNILLPCHCNFHVDAPYEVNKENGHTMEKRRNTLDRFQRLGFGRKSSPAAAASASTSSSSPSTSGPEKQRKTSDRSERLRELTELLRGGGGGGSSSRASSTPTPPPPPPVPPPRKPRTSHLERQDTGASQTSESEAGSVHLRLPSEERTRHSGGGGGGLSTAARIFASLRPNTSLSNLEAFMLSNREKSKSPPPPAQQNQRPAASRCVDASATGSSSASFESTALASRPDSRSAHKAAPFRSVSFSQIDCKSTLSALRDRLKRDKAIEAPSPSPTHSREEEVSVPDPGWVRIPLKKTELSINLNYGQEKSLDHDAIQEEDIFSNELAASDSSGILFPAATASSVIAAHATMESLTDTIQSESDCLIKEEVPTPIQPVVEITPPASSVSGSAPNLATLMEEQLPLEAPPDNFLQTATTCEIPVPVYECAAQEWLETPAQEWMEVAPEEFGIVPETIQPPIPHAACKISQTPSTLTTAVRSDLVPTISVSRSSEEGDELAKIEDEPQVEVATTARNISMDRHIKEYSQDDLDLANVDLRSSLEAIATPRHSTDERQRRHLDKSTKRKGMYIDNADWQAPTEPPQRGLALDIRVANLNAIKPESPEASTPGASQMYISSPQSSYSFELNTPELEKGSPSWGSGGLVRDKAQLLSNFSCHSSEEKDDASSRSLSYLRTDSTSDNECDRAIRERERERFTSSPTPSSGDYDYKRFSKRPLRGPYGQMLEAEMKKPNRMHFEEILEELRETDSLHLRGSAPGGAAGGSVSPSRNLPQYSNSMRVRKTSAFLPVPSHARAASTPSQLEHATKGISAATAQISVSAKNLSQAELDDQVHHMKRAASEAPAPKSNHSKRTQSMSTERPSQHHHHHGHGHGHSHGHHHTAKRSLDAGSGDKAAKNAQLAGGTSGSGSVSGGGGKAGLKPTPALLAELLKGSSENMISEQRKKTIADTRTYVVQEIYRNEQSYVESLQTVVVKYLKVLKAPEHAGMIDTRTVDEIFFMVPDILEIHEKFLGDLKNRLDDWDVQQKVGDAFMDTFSKLEVLEVYTSFVNNCNRAKNAIRSMKHQRPSFSKFLETTAREHKGKLTLDNLLIKPVQKFPNYELLFQRLIKHTDHDHPDTKHLQDVLKLVHDILVHINCKEREIMENGQREATLRELEGVIEGITDLIAPERQFLLFDLVSMPSGQGARKDRGFFLFNDLLVLTSIKKRSGTIRKPNSSICPGTVATTLDTNKYKFLTKISLDCLEIVKSKDENIKRIVSEIETLAEDCNKLQQITDVTVTLKYPHQYLEDVIRELHREVQRQLSERQTNDTQLNMLELTVSSPNGNQKLTVVFSKTEKRTQWEESFNDAKQKLAATLERHPIPEFLTSIPIRKTRAGLQFTCAAATLSDNRDVWVCNSDGYVGQVCIMSLHPEPNVTSCNGVCNARILCVASVPAYSSAVSSRNSSGEQPAGSGGQEEKDKRNTPQSYTQQLRDYRKSISPSFQSASTSATATPEKKKLTPTPTPVAGGEPADAATTVGCDTQLELNLSSSDDETEAAAASLNVAGSTGSGATLAERVPSPAPSYHGHQDSNPEEGESNQSTMWIGTEDGCIHVYNSTDNIRIKKNRIKIEHHSAVYSILYLDNRVFVSLANGDICVYLRDGATSWNTCSSHCLSIGTVTSPVNKLLNVNGRLWCSIQGIIKVLDVETLTVVNQIQISSDSKPITNMTVSNNHVWISIQNSAHIKCFHSNTHQLVTEVNLAPAVNKMLSNCDEIIRQHKAACLRVTSLLCCKDLIWIGTSAGVLLTIPAQGYEKGAINIVPTGIPHGHTGHVRFLTFVETTGLEGAAPGAGGGRDAGSSTSDEYTKQGSIKHSKSKSETNNTLIISGGDGYEDFRNSGANSLSEIAGREDSTNHLLIWQI from the exons ATGCCGGAGGCACGTCAGGGATATATTGCATACGACTTACCCTCCCGAGGAACATTTCATGATCTTCCGATGAAGACCTATTATCTGAGCAATGAGAATGGAAACACTTGGCGGAG TGATTTGAGAACAAGCTCCAGAACACCACAACCCATAGAAGTTGACCAGTCGGCGAGGAGAAGAAGCAAGAGCAGTCGCCTCATATCCTGCTGTTGCATGCGCCACTCGACGCGGACCGTCGACAGCGAAGCCATTCAGCTGGAAGGGGAGGCTACCATTG GCGATCAGCAGGAGCCCCACCTTGCACCACTCAAGCTGTCCAGCTCCCTGCCAACCACACCGCAATTGAGCCACAGGGTGGTGCGCGGCCAGGGCTACAAGAAGCTCTCATGGAATGAGGAGCAGCCACGCCGGCAGACAGGCGAACGATCAATGATCGCCCGGGGCCAGGAGGCTAGGGCCAATCCGCCGCTCACCTACCAGCATCTCGcccacaacaataacaatattaataacaataacaacaacaataataataacaataacaacaacgatGTCGAGGAGTACGATCCCATTGCCAAATACTTTGCCAACACGCAGCACCAAAAGCTATCTCCTGCCATCGCTGCGAAAAGCTCACGGATTCTATGCGAGAATTGCTGTGGCGAGAGGCAGCAACAAGTTGGCAGCTCTATGGACCGCCAGAAGCAACAGCCAcggcagccgcagcagcaacagcaacagcagcaacatcagcaccaccagcagcagcagcatcagcaacagcagctgccgTTTGGGGACTACGATTCAGTGTCCGATTTGTCGTCGTTTGGCTTTGTCTTCGATGGGGAGGAAGTCGATTCCACGAGGCGCGTATTAGTCGATGCTCATTATGAGGATGCCGctgacgacgacgatgacgtTGTGCGGCCGCCGGTTATAGAAATAGAAAAGCGGCAGCCAAATACATCAACAACGAAAACGGAAAAATCAACAGAGGcggcaacagcatcagcagtagcagcagcaacaccagtGGGAGACGCGTCATCGCCAGTGTTGTCCCTGTCATCTGAAATCAGCGACGAGTCACCAGCAATTTGTTGTTATACAATTGACAAAAAACTgtcacagcagcagcagcagcatcagctacaacagcagcaccagcagcaacatcaacaacagcaTCTGCAACACTACAATTCGTGTGCCACCGTTAGCTATCGAAGCTATCGCCATCCGCCGCCAGTTCCTCCAAAGCCGCGTGTCTATGTGGAGTCCTCTGCATCCGACGAACCAGCCCTGAAGACCCGCCGTGTGGTCTGCCAGcgacaacatcatcatcacccTCAGCCACCTGCCAACCCCTTTCACTATCCGCCCCGAATCTATCCGGCGAACAACTGTTGCATCCCTAAGGATTACCAGCCACATGCCTTTGAGGGCAACttcagcaacaacatcaactACAATTGCCGCTTTGGATCGAGTGGGGAGTGCACTTGGGGGCCGCTGAAGGGGCCGCGATCCCTCTGCTATGATCGACACGGTCGCCTGACCTTCGACTCCCAACCGGAAACGGATGTGGTTGTGGCAAAGAGCAACGGATTGCACAAGTCACTGAGTGAATCGCGGTTGCCAGTACAATTTTACGCAGAGCCCAAAGTTCTTTACGATCCGTACACCGATTTGTCGCGTGTGACTGCCAATGTTATAAACCAGAAAATTAGTGATCGGAATAGTGCGTTTTCTCTACCACTGCAGCACAGTCTTGGGTGCAATGCACTGAACCAAGCGGCTGCTGCAAACCAAATCAACAATCACGATCCAAGCCACGTTAAGCTGAACAATATTCTTCTGCCCTGCCACTGCAACTTCCATGTGGATGCTCCATACGAGGTTAACAAGGAGAACGGG CACACAATGGAGAAACGACGTAATACCCTGGACCGCTTTCAGCGCCTCGGTTTCGGGCGTAAATCATCACCAGCGGCAGCCGCCTCCGCGTCcacgtcctcctcctcgccatCCACTTCCGGTCCGGAGAAGCAGCGCAAGACGTCGGACCGGTCGGAGCGTCTTCGCGAGCTAACGGAACTTTTGCGgggaggaggcggcggtggcagcaGTTCCCGCGCCTCGTCCACGCCCAcacctccaccgccgccaccagTGCCACCACCCCGCAAGCCGCGCACATCGCACCTGGAGCGCCAGGATACGGGCGCCAGCCAAACTTCGGAGTCGGAAGCGGGCAGCGTTCACCTCCGATTGCCCAGCGAAGAACGCACACGTCACagtggaggaggtggtggtggtctcAGCACCGCTGCCCGTATATTTGCCTCCCTTCGGCCAAACACAAGTCTCTCCAACCTGGAGGCCTTCATGTTGAGCAACCGCGAGAAGTCCAAGTCCCCGCCCCCACCTGCGCAGCAGAATCAAAGACCTGCGGCCAGCAGATGCGTAGATGCGTCGGCCACTGGCAGCAGCAGTGCCAGTTTCGAGAGCACGGCGCTAGCATCACGGCCGGATTCACGCAGCGCGCACAAGGCAGCCCCATTTCGATCCGTTTCATTCTCGCAGATCGACTGCAAGTCCACGCTATCGGCTCTAAGAGATCGCTTGAAACGGGACAAGGCCATCGAGGCGCCCAGTCCCAGTCCGACGCACTCCAGGGAGGAGGAAGTTTCTGTTCCGGATCCCGGTTGGGTGCGAATACCACTGAAAAAGACCGAACTCAGCATCAATCTGAACTACGGACAGGAAAAGTCGCTGGATCACGACGCCATCCAGGAGGAGGATATCTTTAGCAACGAATTGGCAGCGAGTGACAGCTCGGGTATCCTGTTCCCGGCGGCCACTGCCAGCAGTGTGATAGCCGCACATGCCACGATGGAATCGCTTACGGATACCATTCAGTCGGAGAGCGATTGCCTGATCAAGGAGGAGGTACCGACGCCTATACAGCCGGTAGTGGAGATTACACCACCCGCCTCGTCGGTGAGCGGCAGTGCTCCGAATTTGGCCACCCTgatggaggagcagctgccacTGGAGGCCCCTCCGGATAACTTCCTGCAAACAGCTACCACCTGCGAAATCCCAGTACCGGTCTATGAGTGTGCCGCACAAGAATGGCTGGAGACGCCCGCTCAGGAGTGGATGGAGGTGGCGCCCGAGGAATTTGGCATTGTCCCGGAGACCATACAGCCACCCATTCCGCATGCAGCTTGCAAAATCTCCCAGACGCCGTCCACTTTGACCACAGCCGTAAGAAGTGACCTGGTGCCCACAATATCTGTGAGTCGCTCCTCGGAAGAAGGCGATGAACTGGCTAAGATCGAGGACGAACCGCAAGTAGAGGTGGCCACCACGGCCAGGAATATATCAATGGATCGTCACATCAAGGAGTACAGCCAGGATGATTTGGACCTGGCCAATGTCGATCTGAGGAGCTCCTTGGAGGCCATAGCCACGCCGCGACACAGTACAGATGAGCGGCAACGAAGGCATCTggataagtcaaccaaacggAAGGGCATGTACATAGACAACGCGGACTGGCAAGCTCCCACGGAGCCACCGCAACGTGGTCTAGCGCTGGACATCCGTGTGGCCAATCTGAATGCAATTAAACCCGAGTCTCCGGAAGCTAGCACCCCTGGCGCCTCGCAAATGTACATCAGCAGTCCGCAGAGCTCATATTCCTTCGAATTGAATACCCCCGAACTCGAGAAGGGTTCGCCCTCGTGGGGCAGTGGAGGATTGGTGCGCGACAAGGCGCAGCTGCTAAGCAACTTTAGCTGCCACAGCAGCGAGGAAAAGGACGACGCCTCAAGTCGGAGCCTGAGCTATCTGCGCACCGATTCCACCTCGGACAACGAATGCGATCGGGCCATACGGGAGCGGGAGAGGGAGCGATTCACCTCGAGTCCCACGCCCAGTAGCGGCGACTACGACTACAAGAGGTTTTCGAAGCGACCGCTCAGAGGTCCTTACGGACAGATGCTGGAGGCGGAGATGAAAAAGCCCAACCGGATGCACTTCGAGGAGATTCTTGAGGAGCTCCGAGAGACGGACAG CTTGCACCTGCGTGGATCAGCTCCTGGTGGGGCAGCTGGTGGATCGGTCAGTCCTTCCCGAAACCTGCCGCAGTATTCCAATTCAATGCGTGTGAGAAAGACAAGTGCCTTTTTGCCAGTCCCATCTCATGCTCGTGCGGCTTCCACGCCCTCGCAGCTGGAGCACGCTACTAAGGGCATATCAGCGGCCACTGCCCAAATCTCTGTGTCTGCCAAGAATCTGAGCCAGGCGGAACTGGATGACCAGGTGCACCACATGAAGCGGGCCGCCTCCGAAGCTCCGGCTCCCAAATCTAACCACAGCAAACGCACCCAGTCGATGAGCACGGAGCGTCCcagccagcaccaccatcaccatggGCATGGTCATGGGCATAGCCATGGTCATCATCACACCGCCAAGCGTAGTTTGGATGCTGGATCTGGAGACAAGGCTGCCAAAAATGCCCAACTGGCTGGAGGAACCTCGGGATCGGGTTCCGTTTCAGGAGGAGGCGGAAAGGCAGGTTTGAAGCCAACGCCCGCTTTGTTGGCCGAGCTACTTAAGGGTTCCAGCGAGAACATGATCTCCGAACAGCGGAAGAAGACGATAGCG GACACACGCACCTATGTGGTGCAGGAGATCTATCGGAATGAGCAATCCTACGTGGAGTCCCTGCAAACCGTCGTTGTCAAGTATCTGAAAGTGCTCAAGGCGCCCGAGCACGCCGGCATGATAGACACTCGCACTGTGGATGAGATCTTTTTCATGGTACCCGACATCCTTGAGATTCACGAGAAGTTTCTCGGTGACCTGAAGAACCGCTTGGATGACTGGGATGTCCAGCAGAAAGTTGGTGATGCATTCATGGACACG TTCTCGAAGCTTGAAGTCCTAGAGGTCTATACATCCTTTGTGAATAACTGCAATAGAGCAAAAAATGCCATACGCTCCATGAAGCACCAGCGACCCTCGTTCTCCAAGTTTCTTGAGACGACAGCTCGAGAGCACAAGGGCAAGCTAACCCTAGACAATCTGCTCATAAAACCCGTGCAAAAGTTTCCCAA CTATGAGCTGCTCTTCCAGCGATTGATTAAGCACACGGATCACGATCATCCTGACACGAAGCATCTGCAGGATGTGCTGAAGCTGGTCCATGATATACTGGTGCACATAAACTGCAAGGAGCGCGAGATCATGGAGAATGGACAAAGGGAGGCCACGCTCCGGGAACTGGAAGGTGTCATCGAGGGCATCACTGATCTTATAGCCCCCGAAAGGCAGTTTCTGCTCTTCGACCTGGTCTCCATGCCATCGGGACAAGGGGCGCGCAAGGATCGTGGCTTCTTCCTGTTCAACGATTTGCTCGTCCTGACGAGCATCAAGAAACGAAGCGGTACCATCCGTAAGCCGAACAGCAGCATCTGCCCGGGCACTGTGGCCACCACTTTGGACACCAATAAGTACAAGTTCCTCACCAAGATCTCGCTGGACTGCCTGGAGATTGTTAAAT CCAAGGACGAGAACATCAAGCGCATCGTTAGCGAAATCGAGACTTTGGCCGAAGACTGCAATAAGCTGCAGCAAATCACCGATGTAACAGTCACCCTTAAGTACCCGCATCAGTATCTCGAGGATGTAATCCGCGAGCTTCACCGCGAAGTCCAGCGACAGCTCTCTGAACGCCAGACAAACGACACCCAGCTGAATATGCTCGAGCTGACCGTCAGTTCTCC AAATGGTAACCAGAAGCTGACAGTGGTCTTTAGCAAGACGGAGAAGCGTACTCAGTGGGAGGAGAGCTTCAACGACGCCAAGCAGAAGCTGG CTGCCACCCTGGAGCGGCATCCAATTCCCGAGTTCCTTACATCCATACCGATTCGCAAGACCCGAGCTGGCCTCCAGTTCACCTGTGCGGCAGCCACGCTGAGTGACAATCGGGATGTATGGGTGTGCAACAGCGATGGCTATGTGGGCCAGGTGTGCATCATGTCGCTGCATCCAGAGCCGAATGTCACCAGCTGCAATGGCGTGTGCAATGCCCGCATCCTGTGTGTGGCTTCCGTGCCGGCGTACAGTTCGGCGGTATCCAGTCGCAATAGCAGTGGCGAGCAGCCGGCAGGATCCGGCGGCCAGGAGGAGAAGGATAAGCGCAACACCCCACAGAGCTATACGCAGCAGCTAAGGGATTACCGCAAGAGCATCTCACCCAGCTTCCAAAGTGCCTCCACATCGGCCACGGCGACACCCGAAAAGAAGAAGCTGACGCCGACACCAACGCCGGTAGCTGGTGGTGAACCTGCTGATGCGGCAACCACTGTCGGCTGTGATACTCAGCTGGAACTGAATCTCAGCTCCAGCGACGATGAAACAGAGGCAGCGGCCGCCTCCTTGAACGTTGCAGGCAGCACGGGATCTGGGGCCACACTAGCGGAACGCGTACCCAGTCCAGCGCCCTCTTATCATGGGCATCAG GACTCAAATCCCGAGGAGGGCGAGAGCAATCAATCAACCATGTGGATTGGCACTGAAGACGGCTGCATCCACGTCTATAATAGCACTGACAATATTCGCATTAAGAAAAACCGCATAAAGATCGAGCATCATTCGGCCGTCTATTCCATTTT gTACCTGGACAATCGTGTGTTTGTATCATTAGCCAATGGTGATATCTGCGTTTACCTGAGAGATGGTG CCACCTCCTGGAATACTTGCTCATCGCATTGCCTGTCTATAGGCACGGTCACCAGTCCGGTGAATAAGCTATTGAACGTCAACGGCCGACTATGGTGCTCCATTCAGGGCATTATCAAAGTGCTGGACGTGGAGACATTAACA GTCGTTAATCAAATTCAGATTTCATCGGACTCGAAGCCGATCACAAATATGACAGTCTCAAACAATCATGTCTGGATATCCATTCAGAACTCAGCGCACATTAAGTGCTTCCATTCCAATAC CCACCAACTGGTCACCGAAGTGAATCTCGCCCCCGCCGTAAACAAGATGCTATCCAATTGCGATGAGATAATCCGGCAGCACAAGGCCGCCTGTTTGCGAGTAACATCGCTGCTATGTTGCAAGGATCTCATTTGGATTGGAACCAGTGCTGGTGTTTTGCTGACCATACCGGCGCAGGGCTACGAAAAGGGTGCCATAAACATAGTGCCCACCGGCATTCCTCATGGTCACACTGGACACGTGCGGTTCCTCACGTTCGTGGAAACTACGGGCTTGGAGGGAGCTGCTCCTGGTGCAGGTGGCGGCCGCGATGCAGGCAGCTCCACCAGCGATGAGTACACTAAACAGGG GTCCATCAAGCACTCCAAATCCAAGTCGGAGACTAACAACACCCTGATCATTTCCGGCGGCGATGGCTATGAGGACTTCCGCAACTCCGGTGCCAACTCGCTAAGCGAGATCGCTGGCCGCGAGGACAGCACCAACCATCTATTGATATGGCAAATTTGA
- the LOC120450816 gene encoding rho guanine nucleotide exchange factor 17 isoform X2, giving the protein MSHNRENLRLSLLDLQATLTAPSQTVAAALLPQATTHMQQLPSGSSSHISTSSSNTHSHSSSNISACGSSSNINSGVSQAVSMATTTVARLSKAGFGAAAGSGGGAGSGYQNDKCDRLKKMTSITCSDSEDDSERRAQFEMSSKWNLGGYEGDTRTYVVQEIYRNEQSYVESLQTVVVKYLKVLKAPEHAGMIDTRTVDEIFFMVPDILEIHEKFLGDLKNRLDDWDVQQKVGDAFMDTFSKLEVLEVYTSFVNNCNRAKNAIRSMKHQRPSFSKFLETTAREHKGKLTLDNLLIKPVQKFPNYELLFQRLIKHTDHDHPDTKHLQDVLKLVHDILVHINCKEREIMENGQREATLRELEGVIEGITDLIAPERQFLLFDLVSMPSGQGARKDRGFFLFNDLLVLTSIKKRSGTIRKPNSSICPGTVATTLDTNKYKFLTKISLDCLEIVKSKDENIKRIVSEIETLAEDCNKLQQITDVTVTLKYPHQYLEDVIRELHREVQRQLSERQTNDTQLNMLELTVSSPNGNQKLTVVFSKTEKRTQWEESFNDAKQKLAATLERHPIPEFLTSIPIRKTRAGLQFTCAAATLSDNRDVWVCNSDGYVGQVCIMSLHPEPNVTSCNGVCNARILCVASVPAYSSAVSSRNSSGEQPAGSGGQEEKDKRNTPQSYTQQLRDYRKSISPSFQSASTSATATPEKKKLTPTPTPVAGGEPADAATTVGCDTQLELNLSSSDDETEAAAASLNVAGSTGSGATLAERVPSPAPSYHGHQDSNPEEGESNQSTMWIGTEDGCIHVYNSTDNIRIKKNRIKIEHHSAVYSILYLDNRVFVSLANGDICVYLRDGATSWNTCSSHCLSIGTVTSPVNKLLNVNGRLWCSIQGIIKVLDVETLTVVNQIQISSDSKPITNMTVSNNHVWISIQNSAHIKCFHSNTHQLVTEVNLAPAVNKMLSNCDEIIRQHKAACLRVTSLLCCKDLIWIGTSAGVLLTIPAQGYEKGAINIVPTGIPHGHTGHVRFLTFVETTGLEGAAPGAGGGRDAGSSTSDEYTKQGSIKHSKSKSETNNTLIISGGDGYEDFRNSGANSLSEIAGREDSTNHLLIWQI; this is encoded by the exons ATGTCGCACAATCGCGAGAATCTGCGACTCAGCCTGTTGGATCTGCAGGCCACCCTGACGGCGCCCTCCCAAACCGTTGCCGCCGCCCTTCTTCCCCAAGCCACCACCCACATGCAACAGCTGCCGAGTGgtagcagcagccacatcagcaccagcagcagcaacacccactcgcacagcagcagcaacatcagcgcgtgcggcagcagcagtaacaTCAACTCTGGTGTCTCGCAGGCGGTCTCGATGGCCACCACCACGGTGGCGCGCCTGAGCAAGGCGGGATTTGGGGCGGCTGCCGGTTCAGGGGGCGGGGCCGGGAGTGGCTATCAGAACGACAAGTGCGACAGGCTGAAGAAAATGACTTCGATCACCTGCTCCGACTCGGAGGACGACTCCGAGCGACGAGCGCAGTTCGAGATGAGTAGTAAATGGAATCTGGGCGGTTATGAAGGC GACACACGCACCTATGTGGTGCAGGAGATCTATCGGAATGAGCAATCCTACGTGGAGTCCCTGCAAACCGTCGTTGTCAAGTATCTGAAAGTGCTCAAGGCGCCCGAGCACGCCGGCATGATAGACACTCGCACTGTGGATGAGATCTTTTTCATGGTACCCGACATCCTTGAGATTCACGAGAAGTTTCTCGGTGACCTGAAGAACCGCTTGGATGACTGGGATGTCCAGCAGAAAGTTGGTGATGCATTCATGGACACG TTCTCGAAGCTTGAAGTCCTAGAGGTCTATACATCCTTTGTGAATAACTGCAATAGAGCAAAAAATGCCATACGCTCCATGAAGCACCAGCGACCCTCGTTCTCCAAGTTTCTTGAGACGACAGCTCGAGAGCACAAGGGCAAGCTAACCCTAGACAATCTGCTCATAAAACCCGTGCAAAAGTTTCCCAA CTATGAGCTGCTCTTCCAGCGATTGATTAAGCACACGGATCACGATCATCCTGACACGAAGCATCTGCAGGATGTGCTGAAGCTGGTCCATGATATACTGGTGCACATAAACTGCAAGGAGCGCGAGATCATGGAGAATGGACAAAGGGAGGCCACGCTCCGGGAACTGGAAGGTGTCATCGAGGGCATCACTGATCTTATAGCCCCCGAAAGGCAGTTTCTGCTCTTCGACCTGGTCTCCATGCCATCGGGACAAGGGGCGCGCAAGGATCGTGGCTTCTTCCTGTTCAACGATTTGCTCGTCCTGACGAGCATCAAGAAACGAAGCGGTACCATCCGTAAGCCGAACAGCAGCATCTGCCCGGGCACTGTGGCCACCACTTTGGACACCAATAAGTACAAGTTCCTCACCAAGATCTCGCTGGACTGCCTGGAGATTGTTAAAT CCAAGGACGAGAACATCAAGCGCATCGTTAGCGAAATCGAGACTTTGGCCGAAGACTGCAATAAGCTGCAGCAAATCACCGATGTAACAGTCACCCTTAAGTACCCGCATCAGTATCTCGAGGATGTAATCCGCGAGCTTCACCGCGAAGTCCAGCGACAGCTCTCTGAACGCCAGACAAACGACACCCAGCTGAATATGCTCGAGCTGACCGTCAGTTCTCC AAATGGTAACCAGAAGCTGACAGTGGTCTTTAGCAAGACGGAGAAGCGTACTCAGTGGGAGGAGAGCTTCAACGACGCCAAGCAGAAGCTGG CTGCCACCCTGGAGCGGCATCCAATTCCCGAGTTCCTTACATCCATACCGATTCGCAAGACCCGAGCTGGCCTCCAGTTCACCTGTGCGGCAGCCACGCTGAGTGACAATCGGGATGTATGGGTGTGCAACAGCGATGGCTATGTGGGCCAGGTGTGCATCATGTCGCTGCATCCAGAGCCGAATGTCACCAGCTGCAATGGCGTGTGCAATGCCCGCATCCTGTGTGTGGCTTCCGTGCCGGCGTACAGTTCGGCGGTATCCAGTCGCAATAGCAGTGGCGAGCAGCCGGCAGGATCCGGCGGCCAGGAGGAGAAGGATAAGCGCAACACCCCACAGAGCTATACGCAGCAGCTAAGGGATTACCGCAAGAGCATCTCACCCAGCTTCCAAAGTGCCTCCACATCGGCCACGGCGACACCCGAAAAGAAGAAGCTGACGCCGACACCAACGCCGGTAGCTGGTGGTGAACCTGCTGATGCGGCAACCACTGTCGGCTGTGATACTCAGCTGGAACTGAATCTCAGCTCCAGCGACGATGAAACAGAGGCAGCGGCCGCCTCCTTGAACGTTGCAGGCAGCACGGGATCTGGGGCCACACTAGCGGAACGCGTACCCAGTCCAGCGCCCTCTTATCATGGGCATCAG GACTCAAATCCCGAGGAGGGCGAGAGCAATCAATCAACCATGTGGATTGGCACTGAAGACGGCTGCATCCACGTCTATAATAGCACTGACAATATTCGCATTAAGAAAAACCGCATAAAGATCGAGCATCATTCGGCCGTCTATTCCATTTT gTACCTGGACAATCGTGTGTTTGTATCATTAGCCAATGGTGATATCTGCGTTTACCTGAGAGATGGTG CCACCTCCTGGAATACTTGCTCATCGCATTGCCTGTCTATAGGCACGGTCACCAGTCCGGTGAATAAGCTATTGAACGTCAACGGCCGACTATGGTGCTCCATTCAGGGCATTATCAAAGTGCTGGACGTGGAGACATTAACA GTCGTTAATCAAATTCAGATTTCATCGGACTCGAAGCCGATCACAAATATGACAGTCTCAAACAATCATGTCTGGATATCCATTCAGAACTCAGCGCACATTAAGTGCTTCCATTCCAATAC CCACCAACTGGTCACCGAAGTGAATCTCGCCCCCGCCGTAAACAAGATGCTATCCAATTGCGATGAGATAATCCGGCAGCACAAGGCCGCCTGTTTGCGAGTAACATCGCTGCTATGTTGCAAGGATCTCATTTGGATTGGAACCAGTGCTGGTGTTTTGCTGACCATACCGGCGCAGGGCTACGAAAAGGGTGCCATAAACATAGTGCCCACCGGCATTCCTCATGGTCACACTGGACACGTGCGGTTCCTCACGTTCGTGGAAACTACGGGCTTGGAGGGAGCTGCTCCTGGTGCAGGTGGCGGCCGCGATGCAGGCAGCTCCACCAGCGATGAGTACACTAAACAGGG GTCCATCAAGCACTCCAAATCCAAGTCGGAGACTAACAACACCCTGATCATTTCCGGCGGCGATGGCTATGAGGACTTCCGCAACTCCGGTGCCAACTCGCTAAGCGAGATCGCTGGCCGCGAGGACAGCACCAACCATCTATTGATATGGCAAATTTGA